A stretch of the Hyperolius riggenbachi isolate aHypRig1 chromosome 11, aHypRig1.pri, whole genome shotgun sequence genome encodes the following:
- the LOC137539225 gene encoding NADH-cytochrome b5 reductase 2-like produces MDIAVIIALAVIGVTVVLFLLRSRGTQQKKGPVTLLDANTKYPLPLIEKQDISHDTKKFRFGLPSSKHILGLPIGQHVFLTAKVNGSLVIRAYTPVSSDEVQGHVDLVVKVYYKNVNPKFPDGGKMSQYLDNLKIGDTIDFRGPNGLLVYMGRGKFAVRPDKKSEPQMKTTKHLAMLAGGTGITPMLQLIRHITQDPRDDTKCYLIFGNQTEEDILLRSELEAVAKSHPDQFKLWFTLDRPPKGWKYGSGFITTDMIKQHLPAPSDNPLVLMCGPPPMIQFACQDNLTKLGYPENRRFAY; encoded by the exons ATG GACATTGCTGTGATAATTGCTCTGGCTGTGATTGGCGTGACTGTTGTGTTATTCTTGCTAAGATCTCGGGGAACACAACAAAAGAAAGGACCCGTCACTCTGCTGGATGCCAACACCAagtatcctctgcctcttattgagAAACAG GACATTAGTCACGACACTAAGAAATTCCGCTTCGGACTCCCATCATCAAAGCATATTTTGGGACTTCCTATAG GACAGCACGTCTTCCTCACTGCTAAAGTCAATGGCAGCTTAGTAATTCGGGCGTACACCCCAGTGTCCAGCGATGAGGTTCAAGGTCACGTTGACCTGGTTGTAAAG GTTTATTACAAAAACGTGAACCCCAAATTTCCAGATGGAGGGAAAATGTCCCAATATTTGGACAACTTGAAAATTGGAGACACCATTGACTTCCGGGGTCCAAACGGTCTCCTAGTCTACATGGGCCGGG GTAAATTTGCCGTCAGACCAGATAAGAAGTCAGAGCCACAGATGAAGACTACAAAGCACTTAGCTATGCTGGCTGGTGGGACTG GCATTACTCCGATGCTGCAGCTGATCCGACACATTACACAGGACCCCAGAGATGACACAAAATGCTACCTCATCTTTGGTAATCAG ACTGAAGAGGACATCCTGCTGCGATCAGAACTGGAGGCTGTAGCCAAGAGCCATCCTGATCAGTTTAAGCTGTGGTTCACTCTGGACCGGCCGCCTAAAG GGTGGAAATACGGATCAGGCTTTATCACCACAGATATGATTAAACAGCATTTGCCGGCACCTTCTGACAACCCACTTGTGCTGATGTGCGGACCCCCTCCCATGATCCAGTTTGCTTGTCAAGACAACCTGACAAAGCTTGGATATCCCGAGAACAGGAGGTTTGCCTATTAA